A single genomic interval of Sander lucioperca isolate FBNREF2018 chromosome 9, SLUC_FBN_1.2, whole genome shotgun sequence harbors:
- the b3gnt5b gene encoding lactosylceramide 1,3-N-acetyl-beta-D-glucosaminyltransferase A, with amino-acid sequence MFVNFRRIRKCQCVQLMTTCLVLSVVMVCWEQLDNSVVSHVKSYSYRYLVNSFTYINRSLTISHEQARSFSNFSYLLDHPDKCAGKDVLLLLFVKTSPENIKRRNAIRSTWGNETYIQNTLGVTVKVVFALGAPQTKKEEPSWSKKSGVGFQQQLIHEDRLHGDLIQQDFLDSFHNLTLKLILQFHWMHSRCAHARFLMTADDDIFVHMPNLVSYLQDMSSRGVADFWIGRVHKGAPPVRSKDSKYYVPYEMYQWLSYPDYTAGAGYVVSRDVADKIYQATLTLNASLYIDDVFMGICANAAGVSPQEHVYFSGEGKAPYHQCIYDQMMTSHGHVEDIYDLWKAATHPQVKQKTSGLIGRLYCTAVKMAFLCKPYYFNTYPCKAAFL; translated from the coding sequence ATGTTTGTAAATTTCCGCCGGATACGAAAATGCCAGTGTGTGCAGCTGATGACCACCTGCCTGGTGCTGTCAGTGGTGATGGTTTGCTGGGAGCAGCTGGACAACAGCGTCGTCAGCCACGTCAAGTCCTACTCCTACCGCTACCTGGTCAACAGCTTCACCTACATTAACAGGAGCCTTACTATCTCACACGAGCAGGCCAGAAGCTTCAGCAACTTCAGCTACCTGCTGGACCACCCGGATAAGTGCGCCGGCAAGgacgtcctcctcctcctctttgtcAAAACATCCCCAGAGAACATTAAGAGGCGAAACGCCATCCGATCCACCTGGGGTAATGAGACCTACATCCAAAACACCCTGGGAGTGACAGTCAAGGTGGTGTTCGCCTTAGGAGCGCCTCAGACCAAGAAGGAGGAGCCCTCTTGGAGCAAGAAGAGCGGTGTTGGTTTTCAGCAGCAGCTCATCCACGAGGAccgtctccatggtgatttGATCCAACAAGACTTTTTAGATTCCTTCCATAACCTGACCCTGAAGCTGATCCTGCAGTTCCACTGGATGCACAGCCGCTGCGCACATGCCCGCTTCCTCATGACCGCTGACGACGACATCTTCGTCCACATGCCCAACCTGGTGAGCTACCTGCAGGACATGAGCAGCAGAGGCGTTGCAGACTTTTGGATTGGTCGAGTGCACAAAGGGGCGCCGCCAGTCCGCAGCAAAGACAGCAAGTACTATGTGCCCTATGAGATGTACCAGTGGTTGTCGTACCCTGACTACACAGCTGGGGCCGGTTATGTCGTCTCCAGGGACGTAGCTGACAAAATATACCAAGCCACGCTGACCCTGAACGCCTCTCTTTACATAGACGATGTGTTCATGGGCATCTGTGCCAATGCTGCCGGTGTGTCACCCCAGGAGCACGTCTATTTCTCAGGTGAGGGCAAAGCACCCTACCACCAGTGTATCTACGACCAGATGATGACATCACATGGTCATGTGGAGGATATCTATGACCTGTGGAAGGCAGCGACCCACCCGCAGGTGAAGCAGAAGACCTCTGGACTCATAGGGAGGCTGTACTGCACAGCTGTGAAAATGGCTTTCCTTTGTAAACCATACTATTTTAACACCTACCCTTGCAAAGCAGCCTTTTTGTAG